In a single window of the Fibrobacterota bacterium genome:
- a CDS encoding oligosaccharide flippase family protein: protein MSRIRALAKDSLIYGASSIVSRFLVFLLNPFYTHVFTTADFGIQAYILTLIPFLNILYQFGFDSAYLRMAVDADEEKRKRLFASAFWSQAAGSLLFSLAFAALAHPLARAFLIPAGHENLFYYAAGILVLDTLCVVPFAHLRLQRKAALFAALRTGSVLVTIAGNLFFILKLHMGLAGPFLANLIASGATAAAFLPMFFREARRPPAPETVRALLVFGLPLVPSGLYGTINEMAGRLFMRHIHQSDIDRLYPGQGYDVLKLSGIFALAWKLGVFGQLLVQMYRLAWQPFFQQRQKDADAPELFGRILRYFLIFIGYCSVTLMACLDKLVAIPIGAHQPIITP from the coding sequence ATGAGCCGCATCCGCGCCTTGGCCAAGGACTCGCTCATCTACGGCGCTTCCTCCATCGTCAGCCGCTTCCTCGTTTTCCTGCTGAATCCGTTCTACACCCACGTTTTCACGACCGCCGATTTCGGCATCCAGGCCTACATCCTCACCCTCATCCCCTTCCTCAATATCCTGTACCAATTCGGTTTCGATTCGGCCTACCTCCGCATGGCCGTCGATGCGGACGAGGAGAAGCGCAAGCGCCTGTTCGCTTCCGCCTTCTGGAGCCAGGCCGCGGGATCGCTGCTTTTCTCCCTCGCCTTCGCGGCCCTGGCCCATCCCCTGGCGCGGGCCTTCCTGATCCCCGCCGGGCATGAGAACCTTTTCTATTACGCGGCCGGCATCTTAGTGCTGGATACCCTGTGCGTGGTGCCTTTCGCGCATCTGCGCTTGCAGCGCAAGGCCGCCCTCTTCGCCGCCCTGCGCACGGGCAGCGTCCTGGTAACCATCGCCGGTAATCTGTTTTTCATCCTCAAATTGCATATGGGCCTGGCAGGGCCATTTCTGGCCAACCTGATCGCCAGCGGCGCCACCGCGGCCGCGTTCCTGCCCATGTTCTTCCGGGAAGCGCGGAGGCCGCCGGCTCCGGAAACCGTGCGCGCCTTGCTGGTGTTCGGATTGCCCTTGGTCCCATCGGGCCTGTACGGCACCATAAACGAGATGGCGGGCCGGCTTTTCATGCGGCATATCCACCAATCGGACATCGATAGGCTCTATCCGGGCCAGGGCTACGACGTGCTGAAGCTCTCCGGCATTTTCGCCTTGGCCTGGAAACTGGGGGTGTTCGGGCAACTGCTGGTGCAAATGTACCGGCTGGCCTGGCAGCCCTTCTTCCAGCAGCGCCAGAAGGATGCCGATGCGCCCGAGCTGTTCGGGCGCATCCTCCGGTATTTCCTCATCTTCATCGGTTATTGCTCCGTGACCTTGATGGCCTGCCTCGACAAGCTGGTGGCCATCCCTATCGGGGCCCATCAGCCCATCATCACCCCG
- a CDS encoding metallophosphoesterase family protein has product MKYGIYSDIHGNLEALQRVLESMQRLGVDKKVCLGDIVGYGPFPNECVELVAENSDLVILGNHDSVAIGRESSEGWNNYNAQRAIEWTSKVLTPASVDFFSKLPYMASESPLMFVHASPWSPADWKYVSSLDDAVDAFSFFTERICFIGHTHWPIIVIMEGEQSFKVGENLVHTLEPNQRILVNDGSVGQPRDRNPLASWCLCDTEKMSVEIVRVAYDISKTQAAMRKSGFADFLINRLSEGR; this is encoded by the coding sequence ATGAAATACGGGATCTATTCGGATATACACGGGAACCTGGAGGCGTTGCAACGCGTCCTGGAATCGATGCAGCGCCTGGGGGTGGACAAGAAGGTGTGCCTGGGCGACATCGTCGGATACGGGCCCTTTCCCAACGAATGCGTGGAGTTGGTGGCCGAGAATAGCGATCTCGTGATCCTGGGCAACCACGACAGCGTGGCCATCGGGCGCGAATCCTCGGAAGGCTGGAACAATTACAACGCCCAGCGCGCCATCGAATGGACCAGCAAGGTGCTTACGCCCGCCTCCGTCGATTTCTTCTCCAAGCTGCCCTACATGGCTTCCGAATCGCCGCTCATGTTCGTGCACGCCAGCCCCTGGTCCCCCGCCGATTGGAAGTACGTCTCCAGCCTGGACGATGCCGTGGACGCCTTTTCCTTTTTCACGGAACGGATCTGCTTCATAGGGCATACGCATTGGCCCATCATCGTGATCATGGAAGGCGAACAGTCCTTCAAGGTGGGCGAGAACCTGGTGCATACCCTGGAGCCCAACCAGCGCATCCTGGTGAACGACGGCAGCGTGGGCCAGCCGCGCGACCGGAACCCATTGGCCTCCTGGTGCCTGTGCGATACGGAAAAGATGTCGGTGGAAATCGTGCGGGTGGCCTACGACATCAGCAAAACGCAGGCGGCCATGCGCAAGAGCGGGTTCGCCGATTTCCTGATCAACAGGCTGTCCGAGGGACGGTAG
- a CDS encoding SUMF1/EgtB/PvdO family nonheme iron enzyme, with protein EEELPGKAPQILPLGSGLFVRMQQRPFLRVESHSQDDFFSAQAEFRIRNSIKGELGFTDGQWRPLAENKMTWSNKSVSPAGGNGDIKLMLKPRVEMLLEGANGPVFTFGPYAHVVATRSGTAAAWAQPDPIAAESTAAALSLRRDLALGPAVPFNREISLGADIHMESRTTFLGPSDPRDFLLFSGEQSVMAPPKEGTLFIKEPDSNRLVLQCSTYPTSDYYVIQQKVANGSWETLLDKAIGPRLRLPPLKPGVAYRFRAIGVNAMGFGPAFPPEGVAYLAPIPNHPPYPPLGVFPDSAAVLPDTQPVVLKWRGGDPDPGSRVTYSLYLDTRYPPVSLRGSNLWDTSLALSDLKPGTVYYWKVVASDGIDRSEGAVRAFAVRPPSPLPPQPAKGFRAGYPLVFVPKGSYLREDGKRVQVGPLFMGKYEVTQGEFEKITGRNPSYRLQDSLPVDRVTWEEAESFCRETGGRLPTEAEWEYSARAGSPSGYYWGEDDAKDYAWYHENSDDRTQKVGLKKPNSWGLHDMAGNVFEWVQDWYGEYDSTDLDHPKGPAAGTAKVIRGASWYSEATSLNLESRFNNRPGFRNFKVGFRCARDVEGTAAEWTDPPATLASRPGIPAPKSP; from the coding sequence CGAGGAGGAATTACCCGGCAAGGCTCCGCAGATCCTGCCTTTAGGGTCGGGGTTGTTCGTCCGCATGCAGCAGCGGCCCTTCCTACGCGTCGAAAGCCACTCCCAGGATGATTTCTTTTCCGCCCAGGCCGAATTCCGGATCCGCAATTCCATCAAGGGCGAGTTGGGCTTCACCGATGGGCAATGGCGCCCCTTGGCCGAAAACAAGATGACCTGGAGCAATAAGAGCGTCTCGCCGGCCGGGGGCAACGGCGACATCAAGCTGATGCTGAAGCCTCGCGTGGAAATGTTGCTGGAAGGCGCCAACGGGCCCGTGTTCACCTTCGGCCCTTACGCCCACGTGGTCGCGACCCGTTCCGGGACCGCCGCCGCATGGGCCCAACCCGATCCGATCGCCGCGGAATCCACCGCCGCCGCGCTTTCCCTGCGGCGCGACCTCGCGCTCGGGCCCGCCGTCCCTTTCAACCGGGAAATCAGCCTCGGGGCGGACATCCATATGGAATCGCGCACGACTTTCCTGGGCCCTTCCGACCCGCGGGACTTCCTGCTCTTCTCCGGCGAGCAAAGCGTCATGGCGCCTCCGAAAGAGGGGACGCTCTTCATCAAGGAGCCCGATAGCAACCGCCTGGTCCTGCAATGCTCCACCTATCCGACTTCCGATTACTACGTCATCCAGCAAAAGGTGGCGAACGGATCCTGGGAGACGTTGCTGGACAAAGCCATCGGTCCGCGCCTACGCCTTCCCCCGCTGAAGCCGGGCGTCGCCTACCGCTTCCGCGCCATAGGCGTGAATGCCATGGGTTTCGGGCCCGCGTTCCCCCCGGAAGGCGTGGCCTACCTCGCGCCGATCCCCAATCATCCGCCTTATCCACCGCTAGGGGTCTTCCCGGATTCCGCCGCGGTCCTGCCGGATACCCAGCCCGTGGTCCTGAAATGGAGGGGGGGCGATCCCGATCCCGGCTCGAGGGTGACGTACTCGCTTTACCTGGATACCCGCTATCCGCCCGTCTCCCTGCGCGGGAGTAACCTGTGGGATACGTCCCTGGCCCTATCGGATCTGAAGCCGGGTACCGTTTATTATTGGAAGGTGGTCGCCAGCGACGGGATCGATCGCAGCGAGGGCGCCGTCCGCGCCTTCGCGGTGCGCCCGCCCAGCCCCCTGCCGCCGCAGCCGGCGAAAGGTTTCCGCGCCGGCTACCCCCTGGTATTCGTGCCGAAGGGGAGCTACCTCCGCGAGGACGGGAAACGGGTGCAGGTGGGGCCTTTGTTCATGGGCAAGTACGAGGTAACCCAGGGCGAGTTCGAGAAGATCACCGGCCGCAATCCATCGTACCGCCTGCAGGATTCGCTGCCCGTGGATCGCGTGACCTGGGAAGAAGCGGAGTCGTTCTGCCGCGAGACCGGGGGACGTCTGCCCACGGAGGCGGAATGGGAGTACTCCGCGCGCGCGGGGAGCCCTTCCGGATACTATTGGGGCGAAGACGATGCCAAGGATTATGCTTGGTACCACGAGAACTCGGATGATCGCACCCAGAAGGTCGGTCTCAAGAAACCGAACTCCTGGGGCCTGCACGACATGGCCGGGAACGTATTCGAATGGGTGCAGGATTGGTACGGCGAGTACGACTCCACCGACCTGGATCATCCCAAGGGCCCCGCCGCCGGCACGGCCAAGGTCATCCGGGGTGCGAGCTGGTACAGCGAGGCCACCTCCTTGAATCTGGAATCGCGCTTCAACAACCGTCCCGGCTTCCGCAATTTCAAAGTGGGATTCCGCTGCGCCCGCGACGTGGAAGGAACCGCCGCCGAGTGGACCGACCCCCCCGCGACCTTGGCTTCCCGTCCCGGCATCCCCGCGCCGAAGAGCCCCTAA